From the Buteo buteo chromosome 1, bButBut1.hap1.1, whole genome shotgun sequence genome, one window contains:
- the LOXL3 gene encoding lysyl oxidase homolog 3 isoform X6: MGSCGTWAWQELLVLLSSVWLWEGSGQPTPPGSTHTPGPQLKFRLAGYPRKHNEGRIEVFYNDEWGTICDDDFTLANAHVLCRHLGFVAATGWAHSAKYGKGIGRIWLDNVNCAGGEKSIGDCKHRGWGNSDCSHEEDAGVICKDERIPGFKDSNVIETEQSHVEEVRLRPVVSGARRQLPVTEGIVEVRYKDGWAQICDEGWDSQNSRVVCGMMGFPAEKKVNRNFYKLASKSQPKQKRREDVGSKKRLFTERQQLNYRLHSVSCTGTEVHLSMCAFEFYRGNASATCGAGMPAVVSCVPGPLFATGNAHKKKQRQQQQSQPRIRLKGGAKVGEGRVEVLKSSEWGTICDDRWNLLSASVVCRELGFGSAREALTGARMGQGTGPIHMNEVQCLGTEKTLWSCPFKNITQEDCKHTEDAAVRCNIPYMGYETLIRLSGGRSRFEGRVEVAVGAGDGDQPRWGLVCGEGWGTLEAMVACRQLGLGFANHGLQETWYWDASNVTEMVLSGVKCAGHEMSLSHCQHHGTSLNCRNTGTRFAAGVICSETASDLLLHALLVQETAYIEDRPLHMLYCAAEENCLSSSARLANWPYGHRRLLRFSSQIHNNGRADFRPKAGRHSWVWHECHRHYHSMDIFTHYDILTPNGTKVAEGHKASFCLEDTECEEDVAKRYECANFGEQGITVGCWDLYRHDIDCQWIDITDVKPGNYILQVVINPNFEVAESDFTNNAMKCNCKYDGHRIWVHSCHIGDALSEEANKRFEQYPGQLNNQIS; encoded by the exons ATGGGAAGCTGCGGCACTTGGGcatggcaggagctgctggtgctgctgagcAGTGTGTGGCTGTGGGAGGGCAGCGGCCAGCCCACCCCCCCAGGctccacacacacccccggACCCCAGCTGAAGTTTCGCCTGGCTGGCTACCCGCGCAAGCACAACGAGGGACGCATTGAGGTCTTCTACAACGATGAGTGGGGCACCATCTGCGACGATGACTTCACGCTGGCCAACGCGCACGTGCTGTGCCGGCACCTTGGCTTTGTGGCTGCCACTGGCTGGGCCCACAGCGCCAAGTATGGCAAAGGCATTG GGCGGATCTGGCTGGACAACGTGAATTGTGCCGGAGGCGAGAAGAGCATTGGGGACTGCAAACACCGGGGCTGGGGGAACAGCGACTGCAGCCATGAGGAAGATGCGGGTGTCATCTGCAAGGATGAGCGCATCCCAGGCTTCAAGGACTCCAACGTCATCGAG ACCGAGCAGAGCCATGTGGAGGAGGTCCGCTTGCGACCGGTGGTGTCCGGGGCCCGGAGGCAGCTGCCGGTGACGGAGGGCATTGTGGAGGTGCGCTACAAGGATGGCTGGGCACAGATCTGCGACGAGGGCTGGGACAGCCAGAACAGCCGTGTCGTCTGCGGCATGATGGGCTTCCCTGCTGAGAAGAAGGTCAACAGGAACTTCTACAA gctggCCTCCAAATCTCAGCCTAAACAAAAGCGCAGGGAGGACGTAGGGTCCAAGAAGAG GCTGTTCACGGAGCGGCAGCAGCTCAACTACCGCCTGCACTCTGTGTCCTGCACGGGGACGGAGGTGCACCTCTCCATGTGTGCCTTCGAGTTCTACCGGGGCAACGCCTCGGCCACCTGCGGGGCCGGCATGCCCGCCGTCGTCAGCTGTGTGCCCGGGCCCCTCTTTGCCACTGGCAATGCCCACAAGAAGAAGCAGCGccaacagcagcagagccag ccaCGGATCCGGCTAAAGGGTGGCGCGAAGGTCGGCGAGGGCCGTGTTGAGGTGCTCAAGAGCAGCGAGTGGGGCACCATCTGTGACGACCGCTGGAACCTGCTGTCAGCCAGCGTGGTGTGCCGTGAGCTGGGCTTCGGCAGCGCCAGGGAGGCCCTCACCGGGGCACGCATGGGCCAAG GGACGGGGCCCATCCACATGAATGAGGTGCAGTGCCTGGGCACTGAGAAGACCCTCTGGAGCTGCCCCTTCAAGAACATCACGCAGGAGGACTGCAAGCACACGGAGGACGCAGCCGTCCGCTGCAACATCCCCTACATGGGCTACGAGACTCTG ATTCGGCTGAGCGGGGGCCGGAGCCGCTTTGAGGGGCGGGTCGAGGTGGCGGTGGGGGCTGGTGACGGGGACCAGCCCCGCTGGGGTCTGGTCTGCGGCGAAGGCTGGGGTACGCTGGAGGCGATGGTGGCCTGTCGCCAGCTGGGTCTGGGATTCGCTAACCACGGCTTACAA GAGACGTGGTACTGGGACGCCAGCAACGTGACGGAGATGGTGCTGAGCGGGGTGAAGTGCGCTGGCCATGAGATGTCCCTGAGCCACTGCCAGCACCACGGCACCAGCCTGAACTGCAGGAACACGGGCACACGCTTCGCCGCAGGTGTCATCTGCTCTGAGA CCGCCTCCGACCTACTGCTGCACGCCCTGCTGGTGCAGGAGACGGCGTACATCGAGGACCGGCCGCTGCACATGCTGTACTGTGCCGCCGAGGAGAACTGCCTCTCCAGTTCGGCCCGCCTGGCGAACTGGCCCTATGGGCACCGTCGCCTGCTCCGCTTCTCCTCCCAGATCCACAACAATGGTCGCGCCGACTTCCGCCCCAAGGCTGGCCGGCACTCCTGGGTCTGGCACGAGTGCCACCG GCACTACCACAGCATGGATATCTTCACCCACTATGACATCCTGACCCCCAACGGCACCAAGGTGGCGGAGGGACACAAGGCCAGCTTCTGCCTCGAGGACACCGAGTGTGAGGAAG ATGTGGCCAAGCGGTACGAGTGTGCCAACTTTGGGGAGCAGGGCATCACTGTGGGCTGCTGGGACCTGTACAGGCATGATATCGACTGCCAGTGGATCGACATCACTGATGTCAAGCCAGGCAACTACATTCTGCAG GTCGTGATCAACCCTAACTTCGAGGTGGCAGAGAGCGACTTCACCAACAATGCCATGAAATGCAACTGCAAGTATGACGGGCACCGCATCTGGGTACACAGCTGCCACATCG GCGATGCGCTCAGCGAGGAGGCCAACAAGCGGTTTGAGCAGTACCCGGGTCAGCTCAACAACCAGATTTCATAG
- the LOXL3 gene encoding lysyl oxidase homolog 3 isoform X3, giving the protein MGSCGTWAWQELLVLLSSVWLWEGSGQPTPPGSTHTPGPQLKFRLAGYPRKHNEGRIEVFYNDEWGTICDDDFTLANAHVLCRHLGFVAATGWAHSAKYGKGIGRIWLDNVNCAGGEKSIGDCKHRGWGNSDCSHEEDAGVICKDERIPGFKDSNVIETEQSHVEEVRLRPVVSGARRQLPVTEGIVEVRYKDGWAQICDEGWDSQNSRVVCGMMGFPAEKKVNRNFYKLFTERQQLNYRLHSVSCTGTEVHLSMCAFEFYRGNASATCGAGMPAVVSCVPGPLFATGNAHKKKQRQQQQSQPRIRLKGGAKVGEGRVEVLKSSEWGTICDDRWNLLSASVVCRELGFGSAREALTGARMGQGTGPIHMNEVQCLGTEKTLWSCPFKNITQEDCKHTEDAAVRCNIPYMGYETLIRLSGGRSRFEGRVEVAVGAGDGDQPRWGLVCGEGWGTLEAMVACRQLGLGFANHGLQIRLAGGRTAFEGRVEVKRGSKWGMVCSDGWTTKEAMVACRQLGLGYSLHAVTETWYWDASNVTEMVLSGVKCAGHEMSLSHCQHHGTSLNCRNTGTRFAAGVICSETASDLLLHALLVQETAYIEDRPLHMLYCAAEENCLSSSARLANWPYGHRRLLRFSSQIHNNGRADFRPKAGRHSWVWHECHRHYHSMDIFTHYDILTPNGTKVAEGHKASFCLEDTECEEDVAKRYECANFGEQGITVGCWDLYRHDIDCQWIDITDVKPGNYILQVVINPNFEVAESDFTNNAMKCNCKYDGHRIWVHSCHIGDALSEEANKRFEQYPGQLNNQIS; this is encoded by the exons ATGGGAAGCTGCGGCACTTGGGcatggcaggagctgctggtgctgctgagcAGTGTGTGGCTGTGGGAGGGCAGCGGCCAGCCCACCCCCCCAGGctccacacacacccccggACCCCAGCTGAAGTTTCGCCTGGCTGGCTACCCGCGCAAGCACAACGAGGGACGCATTGAGGTCTTCTACAACGATGAGTGGGGCACCATCTGCGACGATGACTTCACGCTGGCCAACGCGCACGTGCTGTGCCGGCACCTTGGCTTTGTGGCTGCCACTGGCTGGGCCCACAGCGCCAAGTATGGCAAAGGCATTG GGCGGATCTGGCTGGACAACGTGAATTGTGCCGGAGGCGAGAAGAGCATTGGGGACTGCAAACACCGGGGCTGGGGGAACAGCGACTGCAGCCATGAGGAAGATGCGGGTGTCATCTGCAAGGATGAGCGCATCCCAGGCTTCAAGGACTCCAACGTCATCGAG ACCGAGCAGAGCCATGTGGAGGAGGTCCGCTTGCGACCGGTGGTGTCCGGGGCCCGGAGGCAGCTGCCGGTGACGGAGGGCATTGTGGAGGTGCGCTACAAGGATGGCTGGGCACAGATCTGCGACGAGGGCTGGGACAGCCAGAACAGCCGTGTCGTCTGCGGCATGATGGGCTTCCCTGCTGAGAAGAAGGTCAACAGGAACTTCTACAA GCTGTTCACGGAGCGGCAGCAGCTCAACTACCGCCTGCACTCTGTGTCCTGCACGGGGACGGAGGTGCACCTCTCCATGTGTGCCTTCGAGTTCTACCGGGGCAACGCCTCGGCCACCTGCGGGGCCGGCATGCCCGCCGTCGTCAGCTGTGTGCCCGGGCCCCTCTTTGCCACTGGCAATGCCCACAAGAAGAAGCAGCGccaacagcagcagagccag ccaCGGATCCGGCTAAAGGGTGGCGCGAAGGTCGGCGAGGGCCGTGTTGAGGTGCTCAAGAGCAGCGAGTGGGGCACCATCTGTGACGACCGCTGGAACCTGCTGTCAGCCAGCGTGGTGTGCCGTGAGCTGGGCTTCGGCAGCGCCAGGGAGGCCCTCACCGGGGCACGCATGGGCCAAG GGACGGGGCCCATCCACATGAATGAGGTGCAGTGCCTGGGCACTGAGAAGACCCTCTGGAGCTGCCCCTTCAAGAACATCACGCAGGAGGACTGCAAGCACACGGAGGACGCAGCCGTCCGCTGCAACATCCCCTACATGGGCTACGAGACTCTG ATTCGGCTGAGCGGGGGCCGGAGCCGCTTTGAGGGGCGGGTCGAGGTGGCGGTGGGGGCTGGTGACGGGGACCAGCCCCGCTGGGGTCTGGTCTGCGGCGAAGGCTGGGGTACGCTGGAGGCGATGGTGGCCTGTCGCCAGCTGGGTCTGGGATTCGCTAACCACGGCTTACAA ATCCGCCTAGCCGGCGGGAGGACGGCGTTTGAGGGCCGCGTGGAGGTGAAGCGAGGCAGTAAGTGGGGCATGGTGTGCAGCGATGGCTGGACCACTAAGGAGGCGATGGTGGCCTGTCGCCAGCTCGGCCTGGGCTACTCCCTGCATGCGGTGACG GAGACGTGGTACTGGGACGCCAGCAACGTGACGGAGATGGTGCTGAGCGGGGTGAAGTGCGCTGGCCATGAGATGTCCCTGAGCCACTGCCAGCACCACGGCACCAGCCTGAACTGCAGGAACACGGGCACACGCTTCGCCGCAGGTGTCATCTGCTCTGAGA CCGCCTCCGACCTACTGCTGCACGCCCTGCTGGTGCAGGAGACGGCGTACATCGAGGACCGGCCGCTGCACATGCTGTACTGTGCCGCCGAGGAGAACTGCCTCTCCAGTTCGGCCCGCCTGGCGAACTGGCCCTATGGGCACCGTCGCCTGCTCCGCTTCTCCTCCCAGATCCACAACAATGGTCGCGCCGACTTCCGCCCCAAGGCTGGCCGGCACTCCTGGGTCTGGCACGAGTGCCACCG GCACTACCACAGCATGGATATCTTCACCCACTATGACATCCTGACCCCCAACGGCACCAAGGTGGCGGAGGGACACAAGGCCAGCTTCTGCCTCGAGGACACCGAGTGTGAGGAAG ATGTGGCCAAGCGGTACGAGTGTGCCAACTTTGGGGAGCAGGGCATCACTGTGGGCTGCTGGGACCTGTACAGGCATGATATCGACTGCCAGTGGATCGACATCACTGATGTCAAGCCAGGCAACTACATTCTGCAG GTCGTGATCAACCCTAACTTCGAGGTGGCAGAGAGCGACTTCACCAACAATGCCATGAAATGCAACTGCAAGTATGACGGGCACCGCATCTGGGTACACAGCTGCCACATCG GCGATGCGCTCAGCGAGGAGGCCAACAAGCGGTTTGAGCAGTACCCGGGTCAGCTCAACAACCAGATTTCATAG
- the LOXL3 gene encoding lysyl oxidase homolog 3 isoform X4: MGSCGTWAWQELLVLLSSVWLWEGSGQPTPPGSTHTPGPQLKFRLAGYPRKHNEGRIEVFYNDEWGTICDDDFTLANAHVLCRHLGFVAATGWAHSAKYGKGIGRIWLDNVNCAGGEKSIGDCKHRGWGNSDCSHEEDAGVICKDERIPGFKDSNVIETEQSHVEEVRLRPVVSGARRQLPVTEGIVEVRYKDGWAQICDEGWDSQNSRVVCGMMGFPAEKKVNRNFYKRLKRTARMKGQTLRPGSRLASKSQPKQKRREDVGSKKRLFTERQQLNYRLHSVSCTGTEVHLSMCAFEFYRGNASATCGAGMPAVVSCVPGPLFATGNAHKKKQRQQQQSQPRIRLKGGAKVGEGRVEVLKSSEWGTICDDRWNLLSASVVCRELGFGSAREALTGARMGQGTGPIHMNEVQCLGTEKTLWSCPFKNITQEDCKHTEDAAVRCNIPYMGYETLIRLSGGRSRFEGRVEVAVGAGDGDQPRWGLVCGEGWGTLEAMVACRQLGLGFANHGLQETWYWDASNVTEMVLSGVKCAGHEMSLSHCQHHGTSLNCRNTGTRFAAGVICSETASDLLLHALLVQETAYIEDRPLHMLYCAAEENCLSSSARLANWPYGHRRLLRFSSQIHNNGRADFRPKAGRHSWVWHECHRHYHSMDIFTHYDILTPNGTKVAEGHKASFCLEDTECEEDVAKRYECANFGEQGITVGCWDLYRHDIDCQWIDITDVKPGNYILQVVINPNFEVAESDFTNNAMKCNCKYDGHRIWVHSCHIGDALSEEANKRFEQYPGQLNNQIS; the protein is encoded by the exons ATGGGAAGCTGCGGCACTTGGGcatggcaggagctgctggtgctgctgagcAGTGTGTGGCTGTGGGAGGGCAGCGGCCAGCCCACCCCCCCAGGctccacacacacccccggACCCCAGCTGAAGTTTCGCCTGGCTGGCTACCCGCGCAAGCACAACGAGGGACGCATTGAGGTCTTCTACAACGATGAGTGGGGCACCATCTGCGACGATGACTTCACGCTGGCCAACGCGCACGTGCTGTGCCGGCACCTTGGCTTTGTGGCTGCCACTGGCTGGGCCCACAGCGCCAAGTATGGCAAAGGCATTG GGCGGATCTGGCTGGACAACGTGAATTGTGCCGGAGGCGAGAAGAGCATTGGGGACTGCAAACACCGGGGCTGGGGGAACAGCGACTGCAGCCATGAGGAAGATGCGGGTGTCATCTGCAAGGATGAGCGCATCCCAGGCTTCAAGGACTCCAACGTCATCGAG ACCGAGCAGAGCCATGTGGAGGAGGTCCGCTTGCGACCGGTGGTGTCCGGGGCCCGGAGGCAGCTGCCGGTGACGGAGGGCATTGTGGAGGTGCGCTACAAGGATGGCTGGGCACAGATCTGCGACGAGGGCTGGGACAGCCAGAACAGCCGTGTCGTCTGCGGCATGATGGGCTTCCCTGCTGAGAAGAAGGTCAACAGGAACTTCTACAA GAGGTTGAAGCGCACAGCCAGGATGAAGGGCCAGACCCTGAGGCCAGGCAGCAG gctggCCTCCAAATCTCAGCCTAAACAAAAGCGCAGGGAGGACGTAGGGTCCAAGAAGAG GCTGTTCACGGAGCGGCAGCAGCTCAACTACCGCCTGCACTCTGTGTCCTGCACGGGGACGGAGGTGCACCTCTCCATGTGTGCCTTCGAGTTCTACCGGGGCAACGCCTCGGCCACCTGCGGGGCCGGCATGCCCGCCGTCGTCAGCTGTGTGCCCGGGCCCCTCTTTGCCACTGGCAATGCCCACAAGAAGAAGCAGCGccaacagcagcagagccag ccaCGGATCCGGCTAAAGGGTGGCGCGAAGGTCGGCGAGGGCCGTGTTGAGGTGCTCAAGAGCAGCGAGTGGGGCACCATCTGTGACGACCGCTGGAACCTGCTGTCAGCCAGCGTGGTGTGCCGTGAGCTGGGCTTCGGCAGCGCCAGGGAGGCCCTCACCGGGGCACGCATGGGCCAAG GGACGGGGCCCATCCACATGAATGAGGTGCAGTGCCTGGGCACTGAGAAGACCCTCTGGAGCTGCCCCTTCAAGAACATCACGCAGGAGGACTGCAAGCACACGGAGGACGCAGCCGTCCGCTGCAACATCCCCTACATGGGCTACGAGACTCTG ATTCGGCTGAGCGGGGGCCGGAGCCGCTTTGAGGGGCGGGTCGAGGTGGCGGTGGGGGCTGGTGACGGGGACCAGCCCCGCTGGGGTCTGGTCTGCGGCGAAGGCTGGGGTACGCTGGAGGCGATGGTGGCCTGTCGCCAGCTGGGTCTGGGATTCGCTAACCACGGCTTACAA GAGACGTGGTACTGGGACGCCAGCAACGTGACGGAGATGGTGCTGAGCGGGGTGAAGTGCGCTGGCCATGAGATGTCCCTGAGCCACTGCCAGCACCACGGCACCAGCCTGAACTGCAGGAACACGGGCACACGCTTCGCCGCAGGTGTCATCTGCTCTGAGA CCGCCTCCGACCTACTGCTGCACGCCCTGCTGGTGCAGGAGACGGCGTACATCGAGGACCGGCCGCTGCACATGCTGTACTGTGCCGCCGAGGAGAACTGCCTCTCCAGTTCGGCCCGCCTGGCGAACTGGCCCTATGGGCACCGTCGCCTGCTCCGCTTCTCCTCCCAGATCCACAACAATGGTCGCGCCGACTTCCGCCCCAAGGCTGGCCGGCACTCCTGGGTCTGGCACGAGTGCCACCG GCACTACCACAGCATGGATATCTTCACCCACTATGACATCCTGACCCCCAACGGCACCAAGGTGGCGGAGGGACACAAGGCCAGCTTCTGCCTCGAGGACACCGAGTGTGAGGAAG ATGTGGCCAAGCGGTACGAGTGTGCCAACTTTGGGGAGCAGGGCATCACTGTGGGCTGCTGGGACCTGTACAGGCATGATATCGACTGCCAGTGGATCGACATCACTGATGTCAAGCCAGGCAACTACATTCTGCAG GTCGTGATCAACCCTAACTTCGAGGTGGCAGAGAGCGACTTCACCAACAATGCCATGAAATGCAACTGCAAGTATGACGGGCACCGCATCTGGGTACACAGCTGCCACATCG GCGATGCGCTCAGCGAGGAGGCCAACAAGCGGTTTGAGCAGTACCCGGGTCAGCTCAACAACCAGATTTCATAG
- the LOXL3 gene encoding lysyl oxidase homolog 3 isoform X1 yields the protein MGSCGTWAWQELLVLLSSVWLWEGSGQPTPPGSTHTPGPQLKFRLAGYPRKHNEGRIEVFYNDEWGTICDDDFTLANAHVLCRHLGFVAATGWAHSAKYGKGIGRIWLDNVNCAGGEKSIGDCKHRGWGNSDCSHEEDAGVICKDERIPGFKDSNVIETEQSHVEEVRLRPVVSGARRQLPVTEGIVEVRYKDGWAQICDEGWDSQNSRVVCGMMGFPAEKKVNRNFYKRLKRTARMKGQTLRPGSRLASKSQPKQKRREDVGSKKRLFTERQQLNYRLHSVSCTGTEVHLSMCAFEFYRGNASATCGAGMPAVVSCVPGPLFATGNAHKKKQRQQQQSQPRIRLKGGAKVGEGRVEVLKSSEWGTICDDRWNLLSASVVCRELGFGSAREALTGARMGQGTGPIHMNEVQCLGTEKTLWSCPFKNITQEDCKHTEDAAVRCNIPYMGYETLIRLSGGRSRFEGRVEVAVGAGDGDQPRWGLVCGEGWGTLEAMVACRQLGLGFANHGLQIRLAGGRTAFEGRVEVKRGSKWGMVCSDGWTTKEAMVACRQLGLGYSLHAVTETWYWDASNVTEMVLSGVKCAGHEMSLSHCQHHGTSLNCRNTGTRFAAGVICSETASDLLLHALLVQETAYIEDRPLHMLYCAAEENCLSSSARLANWPYGHRRLLRFSSQIHNNGRADFRPKAGRHSWVWHECHRHYHSMDIFTHYDILTPNGTKVAEGHKASFCLEDTECEEDVAKRYECANFGEQGITVGCWDLYRHDIDCQWIDITDVKPGNYILQVVINPNFEVAESDFTNNAMKCNCKYDGHRIWVHSCHIGDALSEEANKRFEQYPGQLNNQIS from the exons ATGGGAAGCTGCGGCACTTGGGcatggcaggagctgctggtgctgctgagcAGTGTGTGGCTGTGGGAGGGCAGCGGCCAGCCCACCCCCCCAGGctccacacacacccccggACCCCAGCTGAAGTTTCGCCTGGCTGGCTACCCGCGCAAGCACAACGAGGGACGCATTGAGGTCTTCTACAACGATGAGTGGGGCACCATCTGCGACGATGACTTCACGCTGGCCAACGCGCACGTGCTGTGCCGGCACCTTGGCTTTGTGGCTGCCACTGGCTGGGCCCACAGCGCCAAGTATGGCAAAGGCATTG GGCGGATCTGGCTGGACAACGTGAATTGTGCCGGAGGCGAGAAGAGCATTGGGGACTGCAAACACCGGGGCTGGGGGAACAGCGACTGCAGCCATGAGGAAGATGCGGGTGTCATCTGCAAGGATGAGCGCATCCCAGGCTTCAAGGACTCCAACGTCATCGAG ACCGAGCAGAGCCATGTGGAGGAGGTCCGCTTGCGACCGGTGGTGTCCGGGGCCCGGAGGCAGCTGCCGGTGACGGAGGGCATTGTGGAGGTGCGCTACAAGGATGGCTGGGCACAGATCTGCGACGAGGGCTGGGACAGCCAGAACAGCCGTGTCGTCTGCGGCATGATGGGCTTCCCTGCTGAGAAGAAGGTCAACAGGAACTTCTACAA GAGGTTGAAGCGCACAGCCAGGATGAAGGGCCAGACCCTGAGGCCAGGCAGCAG gctggCCTCCAAATCTCAGCCTAAACAAAAGCGCAGGGAGGACGTAGGGTCCAAGAAGAG GCTGTTCACGGAGCGGCAGCAGCTCAACTACCGCCTGCACTCTGTGTCCTGCACGGGGACGGAGGTGCACCTCTCCATGTGTGCCTTCGAGTTCTACCGGGGCAACGCCTCGGCCACCTGCGGGGCCGGCATGCCCGCCGTCGTCAGCTGTGTGCCCGGGCCCCTCTTTGCCACTGGCAATGCCCACAAGAAGAAGCAGCGccaacagcagcagagccag ccaCGGATCCGGCTAAAGGGTGGCGCGAAGGTCGGCGAGGGCCGTGTTGAGGTGCTCAAGAGCAGCGAGTGGGGCACCATCTGTGACGACCGCTGGAACCTGCTGTCAGCCAGCGTGGTGTGCCGTGAGCTGGGCTTCGGCAGCGCCAGGGAGGCCCTCACCGGGGCACGCATGGGCCAAG GGACGGGGCCCATCCACATGAATGAGGTGCAGTGCCTGGGCACTGAGAAGACCCTCTGGAGCTGCCCCTTCAAGAACATCACGCAGGAGGACTGCAAGCACACGGAGGACGCAGCCGTCCGCTGCAACATCCCCTACATGGGCTACGAGACTCTG ATTCGGCTGAGCGGGGGCCGGAGCCGCTTTGAGGGGCGGGTCGAGGTGGCGGTGGGGGCTGGTGACGGGGACCAGCCCCGCTGGGGTCTGGTCTGCGGCGAAGGCTGGGGTACGCTGGAGGCGATGGTGGCCTGTCGCCAGCTGGGTCTGGGATTCGCTAACCACGGCTTACAA ATCCGCCTAGCCGGCGGGAGGACGGCGTTTGAGGGCCGCGTGGAGGTGAAGCGAGGCAGTAAGTGGGGCATGGTGTGCAGCGATGGCTGGACCACTAAGGAGGCGATGGTGGCCTGTCGCCAGCTCGGCCTGGGCTACTCCCTGCATGCGGTGACG GAGACGTGGTACTGGGACGCCAGCAACGTGACGGAGATGGTGCTGAGCGGGGTGAAGTGCGCTGGCCATGAGATGTCCCTGAGCCACTGCCAGCACCACGGCACCAGCCTGAACTGCAGGAACACGGGCACACGCTTCGCCGCAGGTGTCATCTGCTCTGAGA CCGCCTCCGACCTACTGCTGCACGCCCTGCTGGTGCAGGAGACGGCGTACATCGAGGACCGGCCGCTGCACATGCTGTACTGTGCCGCCGAGGAGAACTGCCTCTCCAGTTCGGCCCGCCTGGCGAACTGGCCCTATGGGCACCGTCGCCTGCTCCGCTTCTCCTCCCAGATCCACAACAATGGTCGCGCCGACTTCCGCCCCAAGGCTGGCCGGCACTCCTGGGTCTGGCACGAGTGCCACCG GCACTACCACAGCATGGATATCTTCACCCACTATGACATCCTGACCCCCAACGGCACCAAGGTGGCGGAGGGACACAAGGCCAGCTTCTGCCTCGAGGACACCGAGTGTGAGGAAG ATGTGGCCAAGCGGTACGAGTGTGCCAACTTTGGGGAGCAGGGCATCACTGTGGGCTGCTGGGACCTGTACAGGCATGATATCGACTGCCAGTGGATCGACATCACTGATGTCAAGCCAGGCAACTACATTCTGCAG GTCGTGATCAACCCTAACTTCGAGGTGGCAGAGAGCGACTTCACCAACAATGCCATGAAATGCAACTGCAAGTATGACGGGCACCGCATCTGGGTACACAGCTGCCACATCG GCGATGCGCTCAGCGAGGAGGCCAACAAGCGGTTTGAGCAGTACCCGGGTCAGCTCAACAACCAGATTTCATAG